One genomic window of Macaca mulatta isolate MMU2019108-1 chromosome 8, T2T-MMU8v2.0, whole genome shotgun sequence includes the following:
- the TMEM249 gene encoding cation channel sperm-associated auxiliary subunit TMEM249 isoform X1 encodes MPKARPGSLPTTSIGWRFQLWSLGLSSPERHLARRLKNNSFYPFMQQQPNVFVLEYYLDTLWKGMLLFVVCVVLVSLGSLREVQKQETWVFLAYGVGVGLWLVISSLPRRRLVLNHTRGVYHFSIQGRTVCQGPLHLVYVRLALNSDAYGRCFFQLVLGGHRLEPLVLVQLSERYEQMEYLGRYIARKLNINYFDYLATSYRHVVRHWPPPSAAP; translated from the exons ATGCCTAAGGCCAGGCCCGGCAGCCTGCCCACGACCTCCATCGGCTGGCGCTTCCAGCTCTGGTCCCTAGGACTCTCCTCTCCGGAGCGCCACCTGGCCAGGCGCCTCAAAAACAATAGCTTCTACCCATTCATGCAGCAGCAGCCAAACG TCTTCGTGCTCGAGTACTACCTGGACACGCTGTGGAAGGGGATGCTGCTCTTTGTCGTCTGCGTGGTCCTGGTCAGCTTGGGCTCCCTGAGAGAG GTACAGAAACAGGAGACCTGGGTCTTCCTCGCGTACGGCGTGGGCGTGGGCCTGTGGCTCGTGATCTCGTCGCTCCCGCGACGCCGCCTGGTGCTGAACCACACGCGCGGCGTGTACCACTTCTCCATCCAGGGCCGCACCGTGTGCCAGGGCCCCTTGCACCTGGTCTACGTGCGCCTGGCCCTCAACTCCGACG CCTACGGAAGGTGCTTCTTCCAGCTGGTCCTCGGCGGCCACAGGTTGGAGCCGCTGGTGCTGGTGCAGCTGTCGGAGCGCTACGAG CAAATGGAATACTTGGGCCGTTACATCGCCCGGAAACTCAACATCAACTACTTCGACTACCTGGCCACCTCCTACCGGCACGTGGTTCGCCACTGGCCACCCCCTAGCGCCGCACCGTGA
- the TMEM249 gene encoding cation channel sperm-associated auxiliary subunit TMEM249 isoform X2 encodes MPKARPGSLPTTSIGWRFQLWSLGLSSPERHLARRLKNNSFYPFMQQQPNGTETGDLGLPRVRRGRGPVARDLVAPATPPGAEPHARRVPLLHPGPHRVPGPLAPGLRAPGPQLRRLRKVLLPAGPRRPQVGAAGAGAAVGALRANGILGPLHRPETQHQLLRLPGHLLPARGSPLATP; translated from the exons ATGCCTAAGGCCAGGCCCGGCAGCCTGCCCACGACCTCCATCGGCTGGCGCTTCCAGCTCTGGTCCCTAGGACTCTCCTCTCCGGAGCGCCACCTGGCCAGGCGCCTCAAAAACAATAGCTTCTACCCATTCATGCAGCAGCAGCCAAACG GTACAGAAACAGGAGACCTGGGTCTTCCTCGCGTACGGCGTGGGCGTGGGCCTGTGGCTCGTGATCTCGTCGCTCCCGCGACGCCGCCTGGTGCTGAACCACACGCGCGGCGTGTACCACTTCTCCATCCAGGGCCGCACCGTGTGCCAGGGCCCCTTGCACCTGGTCTACGTGCGCCTGGCCCTCAACTCCGACG CCTACGGAAGGTGCTTCTTCCAGCTGGTCCTCGGCGGCCACAGGTTGGAGCCGCTGGTGCTGGTGCAGCTGTCGGAGCGCTACGAG CAAATGGAATACTTGGGCCGTTACATCGCCCGGAAACTCAACATCAACTACTTCGACTACCTGGCCACCTCCTACCGGCACGTGGTTCGCCACTGGCCACCCCCTAG
- the FBXL6 gene encoding F-box/LRR-repeat protein 6 isoform X2 has protein sequence MASPASRKVRRRARAAPRARSAEDWWWDRLAPSGSGYHLLPSDSMLLVLSEPGPARTRAQRRAARRTPRAARRTPRQPPPGRAAAKPKATLRPDPAPSPEEGPDAGWGDRIPLEILVQIFGLLVAADGPMPFLGRAARVCRRWQEAASQPALWHTVTLSSPLAGRPAKGGVKAEKKLLASLEWLMPNRFSQLQRLTLIHWKSQLVGESCPRLTFLKLSGCHGVTADALVMLAKACCQLHSLDLQHSMVESTAVVSFLEEAGSRMRKLWLTYSSQTTAIVGALLGSCCPQLQVLEVSSGINRNSIPLQLPVEALQKGCPQLQVLRLLNLMWLPKPLGRGVAPGPGFPSLEELCLASSACNFVSNEVLGRLLHGSPNLRLLDLRGCARITPAGLQDLPCRELEQLHLGLYGTSDRLTLAKEGSPLLTQKWCHTLRELDLSGQGFSEKDLEQALAAFLSTPGGSHPALCSLNLRGTRVTPSTVSSVISSCPGLLYLNLESCRCLPRGLKRAYRGLEEVQWCLEQLLTSPLPS, from the exons ATGGCTTCCCCGGCCTCCCGGAAGGTCCGGCGCAGAGCTCGGGCAGCGCCGCGGGCCCGCTCGGCCGAGGACTGGTGGTGGGACCGGCTGGCGCCGAGCGGCTCGGGGTACCACCTGCTTCCGTCCGACAGCATGCTGCTGGTGCTGTCCGAACCCGGACCCGCCCGGACCCGCGCACAGCGACGCGCTGCCCGCCGCACTCCCCGCGCTGCCCGCCGCActccccggcagccgcccccggGCCGCGCCGCGGCCAAGCCCAAGGCCACGCTCAGGCCCGACCCGGCGCCCTCGCCCGAGGAAGGGCCCGACGCGGGCTGGGGAGACCGCATTCCCTTGGAAATCCTGGTGCAGATTTTCGGGTTGTTGGTGGCGGCGGACGGGCCCATGCCCTTCCTCGGCAG GGCTGCGCGCGTGTGCCGCCGCTGGCAGGAGGCCGCTTCCCAACCCGCGCTCTGGCACACCGTGACCCTGTCGTCCCCGCTGGCCGGCCGGCCTGCCAAGGGCGGGGTCAAGGCGGAGAAGAAGCTTCTTGCTTCCCTGGAGTGGCTTATGCCTAATCG GTTTTCACAGCTCCAGAGGCTGACCCTCATCCACTGGAAGTCTCAG CTGGTAGGCGAGTCCTGTCCTCGGCTCACTTTCCTAAAGCTCTCCGGCTGCCACGGTGTGACTGCTGATGCTCTGGTCATGCTAGCCAAAGCCTGCTGCCAGCTCCATAGCCTGGACCTACAGCACTCCATG GTGGAGTCCACAGCTGTGGTAAGCTTCTTGGAGGAGGCAGGGTCCCGAATGCGCAAGTTGTGGCTGACTTACAGCTCCCAGACGACAGCCATCGTGGGTGCACTGCTG GGCAGCTGCTGCCCCCAGCTCCAGGTTCTGGAGGTGAGCAGCGGCATCAACCGTAACAGCATTCCCCTTCAGCTGCCTGTTGAGGCTCTGCAGAAAGGCTGCCCCCAGCTCCAG GTGCTGCGGCTGCTGAACCTGATGTGGCTGCCCAAGCCTCTGGGACGAGGGGTGGCTCCCGGACCAGGCTTCCCTAGCCTGGAGGAACTCTGCCTGGCGAGCTCAGCCTGCAACTTTGTAAGCAACGAGGTCCTGGGCCGCCTACTCCACGGCTCTCCCAACTTGCGCTTACTAGATCTTCGTGGCTGTGCGCGCATCACGCCGGCTGGCCTTCAGGATCTGCCGTGTCGGG AGCTGGAGCAGCTTCATCTGGGCCTGTATGGCACGTCAGACCGGCTGACTCTAGCCAAGGAGGGCAGCCCCCTGTTGACTCAGAAGTGGTGCCATACACTGCGAGAACTGGACTTGAGTGGCCAGGGTTTCAGTGAGAAGGACCTGGAACAGGCCCTGGCTGCCTTCTTAAGCACCCCTGGGGGCTCACACCCAGCCCTGTGCTCTCTTAACCTCAGGGGCACCCGGGTCACACCCAGCACGGTCAG CTCTGTGATCAGCAGCTGCCCAGGCCTGCTCTACCTCAACCTGGAGTCCTGCCGCTGCCTTCCCCGGGGTCTGAAGCGGGCCTACCGGGGCCTGGAGGAAGTCCAGTGGTGTCTGGAGCAGCTGCTCACCAGCCCCTTGCCCAGCTAG
- the FBXL6 gene encoding F-box/LRR-repeat protein 6 isoform X1 — MASPASRKVRRRARAAPRARSAEDWWWDRLAPSGSGYHLLPSDSMLLVLSEPGPARTRAQRRAARRTPRAARRTPRQPPPGRAAAKPKATLRPDPAPSPEEGPDAGWGDRIPLEILVQIFGLLVAADGPMPFLGRAARVCRRWQEAASQPALWHTVTLSSPLAGRPAKGGVKAEKKLLASLEWLMPNRFSQLQRLTLIHWKSQVHPVLKLVGESCPRLTFLKLSGCHGVTADALVMLAKACCQLHSLDLQHSMVESTAVVSFLEEAGSRMRKLWLTYSSQTTAIVGALLGSCCPQLQVLEVSSGINRNSIPLQLPVEALQKGCPQLQVLRLLNLMWLPKPLGRGVAPGPGFPSLEELCLASSACNFVSNEVLGRLLHGSPNLRLLDLRGCARITPAGLQDLPCRELEQLHLGLYGTSDRLTLAKEGSPLLTQKWCHTLRELDLSGQGFSEKDLEQALAAFLSTPGGSHPALCSLNLRGTRVTPSTVSSVISSCPGLLYLNLESCRCLPRGLKRAYRGLEEVQWCLEQLLTSPLPS, encoded by the exons ATGGCTTCCCCGGCCTCCCGGAAGGTCCGGCGCAGAGCTCGGGCAGCGCCGCGGGCCCGCTCGGCCGAGGACTGGTGGTGGGACCGGCTGGCGCCGAGCGGCTCGGGGTACCACCTGCTTCCGTCCGACAGCATGCTGCTGGTGCTGTCCGAACCCGGACCCGCCCGGACCCGCGCACAGCGACGCGCTGCCCGCCGCACTCCCCGCGCTGCCCGCCGCActccccggcagccgcccccggGCCGCGCCGCGGCCAAGCCCAAGGCCACGCTCAGGCCCGACCCGGCGCCCTCGCCCGAGGAAGGGCCCGACGCGGGCTGGGGAGACCGCATTCCCTTGGAAATCCTGGTGCAGATTTTCGGGTTGTTGGTGGCGGCGGACGGGCCCATGCCCTTCCTCGGCAG GGCTGCGCGCGTGTGCCGCCGCTGGCAGGAGGCCGCTTCCCAACCCGCGCTCTGGCACACCGTGACCCTGTCGTCCCCGCTGGCCGGCCGGCCTGCCAAGGGCGGGGTCAAGGCGGAGAAGAAGCTTCTTGCTTCCCTGGAGTGGCTTATGCCTAATCG GTTTTCACAGCTCCAGAGGCTGACCCTCATCCACTGGAAGTCTCAGGTACACCCCGTGCTGAAG CTGGTAGGCGAGTCCTGTCCTCGGCTCACTTTCCTAAAGCTCTCCGGCTGCCACGGTGTGACTGCTGATGCTCTGGTCATGCTAGCCAAAGCCTGCTGCCAGCTCCATAGCCTGGACCTACAGCACTCCATG GTGGAGTCCACAGCTGTGGTAAGCTTCTTGGAGGAGGCAGGGTCCCGAATGCGCAAGTTGTGGCTGACTTACAGCTCCCAGACGACAGCCATCGTGGGTGCACTGCTG GGCAGCTGCTGCCCCCAGCTCCAGGTTCTGGAGGTGAGCAGCGGCATCAACCGTAACAGCATTCCCCTTCAGCTGCCTGTTGAGGCTCTGCAGAAAGGCTGCCCCCAGCTCCAG GTGCTGCGGCTGCTGAACCTGATGTGGCTGCCCAAGCCTCTGGGACGAGGGGTGGCTCCCGGACCAGGCTTCCCTAGCCTGGAGGAACTCTGCCTGGCGAGCTCAGCCTGCAACTTTGTAAGCAACGAGGTCCTGGGCCGCCTACTCCACGGCTCTCCCAACTTGCGCTTACTAGATCTTCGTGGCTGTGCGCGCATCACGCCGGCTGGCCTTCAGGATCTGCCGTGTCGGG AGCTGGAGCAGCTTCATCTGGGCCTGTATGGCACGTCAGACCGGCTGACTCTAGCCAAGGAGGGCAGCCCCCTGTTGACTCAGAAGTGGTGCCATACACTGCGAGAACTGGACTTGAGTGGCCAGGGTTTCAGTGAGAAGGACCTGGAACAGGCCCTGGCTGCCTTCTTAAGCACCCCTGGGGGCTCACACCCAGCCCTGTGCTCTCTTAACCTCAGGGGCACCCGGGTCACACCCAGCACGGTCAG CTCTGTGATCAGCAGCTGCCCAGGCCTGCTCTACCTCAACCTGGAGTCCTGCCGCTGCCTTCCCCGGGGTCTGAAGCGGGCCTACCGGGGCCTGGAGGAAGTCCAGTGGTGTCTGGAGCAGCTGCTCACCAGCCCCTTGCCCAGCTAG